From a single Arthrobacter sp. SLBN-112 genomic region:
- a CDS encoding ThuA domain-containing protein encodes MTEKKTALVVRGGWDGHQPYEATELFIPFLKDNGYDVRVEESPKVYADAEYMAGVDLIMQCMTMTTIEKDEFAGLRAAVENGTGLAGWHGGIADSYRNNSDYLHLIGGQFACHPGKHPDERIGEQSDNYVPYTVNMLPAAAEHPITKGLKDFDLVTEQYWVLSDDYIDVLATTTQKVREWDPWNREVTSPAIWTRQWGKGRIFVATPGHRVEILQDQNVRTIIERGLLWASR; translated from the coding sequence ATGACCGAGAAAAAGACAGCCCTTGTGGTCCGGGGCGGCTGGGACGGACACCAGCCCTACGAGGCCACCGAGCTCTTCATCCCCTTCCTCAAGGACAATGGCTACGACGTCCGCGTGGAGGAATCCCCCAAGGTCTACGCGGACGCCGAATACATGGCGGGCGTGGACCTGATCATGCAGTGCATGACCATGACCACCATCGAAAAGGACGAGTTCGCGGGGCTGCGCGCCGCCGTCGAAAACGGCACCGGCCTGGCCGGCTGGCACGGCGGAATCGCCGACTCCTACCGGAACAACTCCGACTACCTCCACCTGATCGGCGGCCAGTTCGCCTGCCACCCCGGCAAGCACCCGGACGAGCGCATCGGCGAGCAGTCGGACAACTACGTCCCCTACACCGTGAACATGCTCCCCGCAGCCGCGGAACACCCCATCACCAAAGGCCTCAAGGACTTCGACCTGGTCACCGAGCAGTACTGGGTGCTCTCGGACGACTACATCGACGTCCTGGCCACCACCACCCAAAAAGTCCGCGAGTGGGACCCGTGGAACCGCGAAGTGACATCACCTGCCATCTGGACCCGCCAGTGGGGCAAGGGCCGGATCTTCGTGGCCACCCCGGGACACCGCGTGGAAATCCTCCAGGACCAGAACGTCCGCACCATCATTGAAAGGGGCCTGCTGTGGGCAAGCCGTTGA
- a CDS encoding GGDEF domain-containing protein: MVLDTATLRIAFGLMALVLVVLFYFSAYRLTRSPYSAWWCGALLFFLSGSGCFLLDGTPHQVWANPVGNTLLVHGGVAVWAGARSLRTVRPPKWAFTGIPLVTLVASLLDHPATNTWSGGPVFLAAMSLTIGLASRELWRLEPGYSRVRIPMAVAAGGLSVFYFFRWLAFLVVGPNAPLFDAVFGSAVTTLVTMVLLVVVSFSMAALSTEQQTRALRVVASRDDLTGLLNRKAFLDLAGEQLADRSITGGSGALILADLDHFKTVNDTYGHAAGDLALQAFADACAATVRSTDLTGRYGGEEFVILVPGASAERAETIAGEISRRMAGAVAPDGMEMPTASYGISTYDGRALDVDELIAAADAALYRAKSLGRNRAAHSDGVH; encoded by the coding sequence ATGGTTCTGGATACGGCGACCCTGCGCATCGCTTTTGGCCTCATGGCCCTTGTCCTGGTGGTCCTCTTCTACTTTTCCGCCTACCGGTTGACGCGCTCGCCATACAGCGCCTGGTGGTGTGGAGCCCTGCTGTTCTTCCTGTCCGGGTCAGGCTGCTTCCTCCTGGACGGCACACCCCACCAGGTGTGGGCCAACCCGGTGGGGAACACCCTGCTGGTACATGGTGGTGTTGCCGTGTGGGCCGGGGCGCGCTCCCTGCGGACCGTGCGGCCGCCCAAGTGGGCCTTCACCGGCATTCCGCTGGTTACCCTGGTGGCCTCCCTGCTGGACCATCCGGCCACCAACACCTGGTCCGGCGGCCCCGTGTTCCTCGCCGCCATGAGCCTGACCATTGGCCTGGCGTCACGTGAGCTCTGGCGCCTTGAGCCTGGATATTCACGGGTCCGGATTCCCATGGCCGTTGCTGCCGGAGGGCTTAGCGTTTTCTATTTCTTCCGCTGGCTGGCATTCCTGGTGGTGGGCCCCAATGCGCCACTCTTCGACGCCGTGTTTGGATCCGCCGTCACCACCCTGGTGACCATGGTGCTGCTGGTGGTGGTCTCCTTCAGCATGGCGGCGCTGAGCACTGAACAACAGACGCGCGCCCTGCGCGTGGTGGCCAGCCGGGATGACCTCACGGGGCTCCTGAACCGCAAGGCCTTCCTGGACCTGGCCGGGGAGCAACTGGCGGACCGCTCCATTACCGGCGGCTCAGGAGCGCTGATCCTGGCCGACCTTGACCACTTCAAAACCGTCAACGACACCTACGGCCATGCCGCCGGAGACCTCGCATTGCAGGCGTTCGCTGACGCCTGCGCTGCCACCGTACGCTCCACTGACCTGACCGGGAGGTACGGCGGGGAGGAGTTCGTCATCCTGGTGCCGGGGGCAAGTGCCGAACGGGCCGAGACGATTGCCGGGGAAATCAGCAGGCGCATGGCCGGGGCGGTTGCGCCGGACGGCATGGAAATGCCCACCGCGAGTTACGGCATTTCCACCTACGACGGCCGGGCATTGGATGTTGATGAGCTCATCGCCGCGGCGGATGCAGCCCTGTACAGGGCCAAATCCCTGGGCCGGAACCGTGCCGCCCATAGCGATGGAGTGCACTAG
- a CDS encoding Gfo/Idh/MocA family protein: MGKPLKVGIIGCGAIIAQYLTNFRRLDQVQLVAVADLDPARAQAVADDYDGVRAVSVEELLAADDVDLVLNLTIPAAHADVALKAIAAGKSVYGEKPLAATTAEARQVLDAARQAGVVVGCAPDTVLGTGIQTARKAIDDGLIGAPISASATMVTPGHERWHPNPDFYYQPGGGPLLDMGPYYVTALVTLLGPVVSVMGAASHTRNERTIGSGPRQGEKVPVTIDSHVTGVLVHASGALSTLFMSFDAVKSKSSNIEIHGEQGSLVVPDPNHFDGDVQLFSLGAEDWETLPASAGYVDSGRGFGIADLAATPQGKEPRAGGALAYHVLEVMESVLKAAHSGMTVSIQSSVERPESVALTVLAEQADALQAK, encoded by the coding sequence GTGGGCAAGCCGTTGAAAGTCGGAATCATTGGCTGCGGAGCCATCATCGCGCAGTACCTCACCAACTTCCGGCGGCTGGACCAGGTCCAGCTGGTAGCCGTAGCGGACCTGGATCCGGCACGTGCCCAGGCGGTGGCGGATGATTACGACGGCGTCCGCGCTGTCTCCGTGGAGGAACTGCTCGCAGCTGACGACGTCGACCTGGTCCTGAACCTGACCATCCCCGCCGCGCACGCGGACGTGGCACTGAAGGCAATCGCGGCGGGCAAGAGCGTGTACGGCGAAAAGCCGCTGGCCGCCACAACTGCGGAGGCACGCCAGGTGCTGGATGCGGCACGCCAGGCAGGCGTCGTCGTCGGCTGTGCTCCGGACACTGTACTGGGCACCGGCATCCAGACCGCCCGCAAAGCCATCGATGATGGCCTGATCGGGGCCCCCATCTCGGCGTCGGCCACCATGGTGACCCCCGGCCACGAGCGCTGGCACCCAAACCCGGACTTTTACTACCAGCCGGGCGGCGGTCCCCTTTTGGACATGGGCCCCTACTACGTCACCGCCCTGGTAACCCTGCTCGGCCCCGTGGTTTCGGTCATGGGCGCCGCGAGCCACACGCGCAATGAACGGACCATCGGCTCCGGACCGCGCCAGGGTGAAAAGGTGCCGGTCACCATTGACTCCCATGTGACCGGAGTCCTGGTCCATGCTTCCGGCGCACTCTCCACGCTGTTCATGAGCTTCGACGCGGTGAAGTCCAAATCGTCAAACATCGAGATCCACGGCGAGCAAGGATCCCTGGTGGTCCCGGATCCCAACCACTTTGACGGCGACGTCCAGCTGTTCTCCCTGGGCGCCGAGGACTGGGAAACCCTCCCCGCTTCGGCAGGGTACGTCGATTCCGGACGCGGGTTCGGCATCGCGGACCTGGCCGCCACCCCGCAGGGCAAGGAACCCCGCGCCGGCGGTGCCCTGGCCTACCATGTCCTGGAGGTCATGGAATCTGTCCTGAAGGCCGCGCACAGCGGCATGACGGTGAGCATCCAGAGCAGTGTTGAGCGGCCGGAAAGCGTGGCGCTGACTGTCCTGGCCGAGCAGGCAGACGCCCTTCAGGCCAAGTAG